In the genome of Xanthobacteraceae bacterium, one region contains:
- a CDS encoding RlmE family RNA methyltransferase gives MTREKTPDRGRIRVRARSGRSHSSRGWLERQLNDPYVRKARAEGFRSRAAYKLLEIDEKHKLLKRGLRVVDLGAAPGGWAQIAAEKTGSADGKGKVVAIDLLDIEPIAGVEFAQLDFLDEDAPDRLKEMLGGEADLVLSDMAANTTGHRKTDHLKIIALVEAAAEFAKEVLAPGGAFLAKVLQGGTEGDLLTMLKRDFASVKHIKPPASRKDSAELYVLATGFRGAK, from the coding sequence ATGACCCGCGAGAAGACGCCGGACCGGGGCCGCATTCGCGTGCGCGCACGCAGCGGCCGTTCTCATTCCTCGCGCGGCTGGCTGGAGCGCCAACTCAACGATCCTTATGTGCGAAAGGCGCGCGCGGAAGGCTTCCGCTCGCGCGCTGCATACAAACTTCTTGAGATCGACGAGAAGCACAAGCTCCTGAAGCGCGGATTGCGCGTGGTCGATCTCGGCGCGGCGCCCGGTGGCTGGGCGCAGATCGCGGCGGAGAAGACGGGAAGCGCCGATGGGAAAGGCAAGGTCGTCGCCATCGACCTTCTCGACATCGAGCCGATTGCGGGAGTTGAATTCGCGCAGCTCGATTTTCTTGATGAGGACGCGCCGGATCGCTTGAAGGAAATGCTCGGCGGCGAAGCCGATCTCGTGCTCTCCGACATGGCCGCGAATACGACTGGTCACCGCAAGACCGATCACCTGAAGATCATCGCATTGGTCGAGGCCGCGGCGGAGTTCGCCAAGGAAGTGCTGGCGCCGGGAGGCGCATTTCTTGCGAAGGTTTTACAAGGCGGCACCGAAGGCGATCTGCTCACGATGCTGAAGCGCGACTTCGCAAGCGTGAAGCACATCAAGCCGCCTGCAAGCCGGAAAGACTCCGCCGAACTTTACGTGCTGGCGACCGGCTTTCGCGGCGCGAAGTAA
- a CDS encoding MFS transporter has protein sequence MRRQILVPLIVATALFMENVDATVIATALPAISRDLQVDPIALKLALTSYLLSLAVFIPISGWMADKFGARTVFRAAIVVFTLGSLACGFAAGLPDLVLYRVIQGMGGAMMTPVGRLVILRLIPKHELVSALAWLVVPALIGPMVGPPLGGFIATYFHWRWIFWINIPIGIIGFWLATKYIEDIREDNVPPLDVKGFILSGLGLSGLAFGLTTVGQELLPVWFSLSLLFGGAVIMYFYVRHARNAPAPVLDLKLLSVPTFRASVVGGSLFRIGIGAIPFLLPLMFQIGFGFSPLQSGLLTFAGAAGAILMRASAAPVLRRFGIKRVLLVNTVIASAFIASSALFTPTTPFAVIIAVLLFGGFFRSLQFTSLNSLAFADIGSSTMSQATSFTSVAQQISVSAGVAVGAIVLESMRLWRGTNEILASDFVPAFLVVAAISCTAIFALLRLPMDAGASLVAAPPPAAEDSERGPQV, from the coding sequence ATGCGCCGCCAGATCCTCGTTCCGCTGATCGTCGCCACCGCGCTCTTCATGGAGAACGTGGACGCGACCGTGATCGCCACCGCGCTCCCCGCCATCTCGCGCGACCTGCAGGTGGACCCCATCGCGCTGAAGCTGGCGCTGACCTCCTACCTGCTCTCGCTCGCGGTGTTCATCCCCATTTCCGGCTGGATGGCGGACAAGTTCGGCGCGCGCACGGTGTTCCGCGCGGCTATCGTGGTCTTCACGCTCGGTTCGCTGGCTTGTGGCTTCGCGGCCGGCCTGCCCGACCTGGTGCTGTACCGGGTCATTCAGGGCATGGGCGGCGCGATGATGACGCCGGTCGGGCGGCTGGTGATCCTGCGCCTGATCCCGAAGCACGAACTGGTTTCCGCGCTGGCATGGCTCGTGGTGCCTGCGCTGATCGGGCCGATGGTAGGCCCGCCGCTCGGCGGCTTCATCGCCACCTATTTCCACTGGCGCTGGATTTTCTGGATCAACATTCCCATCGGCATCATCGGCTTCTGGCTTGCGACGAAATACATCGAGGATATCCGCGAGGACAACGTGCCGCCGCTGGACGTCAAAGGCTTCATCCTGTCGGGACTTGGTTTGTCGGGCCTCGCCTTCGGGCTGACCACGGTGGGACAGGAGCTGCTGCCGGTGTGGTTTTCGCTGAGCCTTTTGTTCGGCGGCGCGGTCATCATGTATTTCTATGTGCGCCATGCGAGGAACGCGCCCGCTCCTGTCCTCGATCTGAAGTTGCTTTCGGTGCCGACGTTCCGGGCCAGCGTAGTCGGCGGGTCGCTGTTCCGCATCGGCATCGGCGCGATCCCCTTCCTGTTGCCCTTGATGTTCCAGATCGGATTCGGGTTCTCGCCGCTGCAATCCGGTTTGCTTACCTTCGCGGGCGCTGCGGGCGCTATTCTAATGCGCGCGAGCGCCGCGCCGGTGTTGCGGCGCTTCGGCATCAAGCGCGTGCTGCTGGTCAATACCGTGATCGCGTCGGCCTTCATCGCGTCGAGCGCGCTGTTCACGCCGACAACGCCATTCGCCGTCATCATCGCGGTTTTGCTGTTCGGCGGTTTCTTCCGCTCGCTGCAATTCACGAGCCTGAACTCGCTCGCCTTCGCCGACATCGGCTCCAGCACCATGAGTCAGGCAACCAGTTTCACCAGCGTCGCGCAGCAAATTTCGGTTTCGGCGGGTGTCGCGGTCGGGGCCATCGTGCTGGAATCGATGCGGCTCTGGCGCGGCACGAACGAAATCCTTGCAAGCGATTTCGTGCCTGCGTTCCTCGTCGTTGCGGCGATTTCATGCACGGCGATCTTCGCGCTGCTAAGGTTGCCGATGGATGCGGGCGCGTCGCTCGTCGCCGCGCCGCCGCCCGCCGCGGAAGACAGCGAGCGCGGGCCGCAGGTCTGA